One stretch of Anaerolineales bacterium DNA includes these proteins:
- the atpC gene encoding ATP synthase F1 subunit epsilon: MPIRCDIVTQDRPLFSGEADMVIAPASEGVMGILPHHTPLLTTLSYGILVVKQGEKEQAFAIAGGIMEVLPDAVTVLADVGERVEEIDVARAEAAKARAEELLKQAPGERTDEYLKAMASLRRSQLRLDAARKSRK; the protein is encoded by the coding sequence GTGCCCATCCGCTGCGACATCGTCACCCAGGACCGGCCGTTGTTTTCGGGGGAGGCGGACATGGTCATCGCCCCCGCAAGCGAGGGCGTGATGGGAATCCTCCCCCATCACACGCCGCTGTTGACCACGCTGTCCTACGGGATCCTGGTCGTCAAGCAGGGCGAAAAGGAGCAGGCGTTTGCGATCGCGGGCGGAATCATGGAAGTCCTGCCGGACGCGGTGACGGTGCTGGCGGACGTGGGCGAGCGCGTGGAAGAGATCGACGTGGCGCGGGCCGAGGCCGCCAAGGCGCGGGCCGAGGAACTGCTAAAGCAGGCGCCCGGAGAACGGACCGACGAATACCTCAAAGCGATGGCCTCCCTGCGGCGCTCGCAGCTGCGCCTCGATGCGGCGCGGAAGTCCCGCAAATAG
- the atpG gene encoding ATP synthase F1 subunit gamma produces MPSLREMRLHIRSVGNIAQVTRALQTVSASKVRRAQAALNAMRPYADKALEVLDHLSDRRRSIHHPMVRPRPQLRNILAVVVSGDRGLAGAYNAGVVREALTRFAGFETPVHYVVVGRKGRDMLQRAGVPIVAEFSRLPAAPSYSDVSPIGRLVIDEYSSGQADQVHIIYTKFVNMIRQEPLAQQLLPIPDVSPAATDEAEPPVERAGRAPGYLYEPGQAQLLDTVIQRLVSLEIYECLLESLASEHAARMATMRSASDNAAELIHDLQLMYNKARQQEITGDLLDIAAGTEALAAQTSPSLRSASPG; encoded by the coding sequence ATGCCCTCCCTGCGCGAGATGCGGCTGCACATCCGAAGCGTCGGCAACATCGCCCAAGTGACGCGCGCGTTGCAGACGGTCAGCGCCAGCAAGGTCCGCCGGGCGCAAGCCGCGTTGAACGCCATGCGCCCCTACGCCGACAAGGCGCTGGAAGTGCTCGACCACCTCTCCGACCGGCGAAGGTCGATCCACCATCCGATGGTCAGGCCGAGGCCGCAGCTCCGCAACATCCTGGCGGTCGTAGTCAGCGGGGACCGCGGGCTGGCGGGCGCCTACAACGCCGGCGTGGTGCGCGAAGCGCTGACGCGCTTCGCCGGCTTCGAGACTCCGGTCCACTACGTCGTCGTCGGCCGCAAGGGCCGCGACATGCTGCAGCGGGCGGGGGTTCCGATCGTCGCCGAATTCAGCCGCCTTCCCGCCGCGCCCTCCTACAGCGACGTCTCGCCCATCGGCCGGCTGGTGATCGACGAATATTCCAGCGGCCAAGCGGATCAGGTGCACATCATCTACACCAAATTCGTCAACATGATCCGCCAAGAGCCCCTGGCGCAGCAGCTGCTGCCGATTCCCGACGTCTCCCCCGCCGCGACGGACGAAGCGGAGCCGCCCGTCGAACGGGCGGGCAGGGCGCCCGGCTACCTCTACGAGCCGGGGCAAGCCCAACTGCTCGATACCGTCATCCAACGGCTGGTCTCGCTTGAGATCTACGAATGCCTGCTCGAAAGCCTTGCCAGCGAGCATGCGGCCCGGATGGCGACGATGCGCAGCGCCAGCGACAACGCCGCCGAGCTGATCCACGACCTGCAGCTGATGTACAACAAAGCGCGCCAGCAGGAAATCACCGGAGACCTGCTGGATATCGCCGCCGGCACCGAGGCGCTCGCGGCCCAAACCTCCCCCTCCCTTCGCTCCGCTTCTCCCGGCTGA
- the atpD gene encoding F0F1 ATP synthase subunit beta, producing the protein MEKDQGRIVQILGGVVDCEFPAGELPDIFEAVEVVREDGGMLVLEVQKHLGGNWVRCVAMDTTDGLRRGLSARATRAPIRVPVGPSSLGRMFNVLGQPIDQLGPVRTADQYPIHRPAPSFDEQSTRVQVFETGMKVIDLIAPFTKGGKTGIFGGAGVGKTVIIQELIRSIATVHQGNSVFAGVGERTREGTQLYREMLESGVLKDTVLVFGQMNEPPGVRLRVALTGLTMAEYFRDQGKDVLLFIDNIFRFSMSGSEVSALLGRMPSAVGYQPTLSTEMGELQERITSTKRGSITSMQAVYVPADDYSDPAPVATFTHLDATIALERSIVDKGIYPAVDPLGSTSRILDPKIVGADHYQTAREVQRVLQRYKDLQDLIAILGIDELSETDKRVVSRARKIERFFSQPMFVAEKFTGLKGAYVKLADTIRGFREILDGKHDALPEAAFHMVGTIEDARAKAKQLA; encoded by the coding sequence ATGGAGAAAGACCAAGGCAGGATCGTACAAATTCTCGGCGGCGTGGTGGACTGCGAATTCCCCGCGGGGGAGCTTCCGGACATCTTCGAAGCGGTGGAGGTGGTCCGCGAAGACGGCGGGATGCTCGTCCTCGAGGTGCAGAAGCACCTGGGCGGCAACTGGGTGCGCTGCGTGGCGATGGACACGACCGACGGCCTGCGGCGCGGCCTGAGCGCCCGGGCCACCCGCGCCCCGATCCGCGTTCCGGTCGGGCCTTCGTCGCTCGGGCGGATGTTCAACGTCCTCGGCCAGCCGATCGATCAACTGGGGCCGGTCCGCACCGCCGATCAGTATCCGATTCACCGGCCCGCCCCGTCCTTCGACGAGCAATCCACCCGGGTGCAGGTGTTCGAAACCGGGATGAAGGTGATCGATCTGATCGCCCCCTTCACCAAGGGCGGAAAAACGGGCATCTTCGGCGGGGCGGGCGTGGGCAAGACGGTCATCATCCAGGAATTGATCCGCTCGATCGCGACGGTCCATCAAGGCAACTCGGTGTTCGCCGGCGTGGGCGAGCGCACCCGCGAGGGCACCCAGCTCTACCGCGAGATGCTCGAAAGCGGCGTGCTCAAGGATACGGTCTTGGTCTTCGGGCAGATGAATGAACCGCCGGGGGTGCGCCTGCGCGTGGCGCTGACCGGTTTGACCATGGCGGAATATTTCCGCGACCAGGGAAAGGACGTGCTGCTGTTCATCGACAACATCTTCCGCTTCAGCATGTCCGGCTCCGAGGTCAGCGCGCTGCTGGGACGGATGCCCTCGGCCGTCGGCTACCAGCCGACCCTCTCGACCGAAATGGGCGAACTGCAGGAGCGGATCACCTCCACCAAGCGCGGTTCGATCACCTCGATGCAGGCGGTGTACGTCCCGGCCGATGATTACTCCGACCCGGCACCGGTGGCGACCTTCACCCACCTGGATGCGACCATCGCCCTGGAGCGCTCGATCGTCGACAAGGGAATCTACCCGGCGGTGGACCCGCTGGGGAGCACCTCGCGCATCCTGGATCCGAAGATCGTCGGGGCGGACCACTACCAGACGGCGCGCGAAGTCCAGCGCGTGCTGCAGCGCTACAAGGACCTGCAGGACCTGATCGCGATCCTGGGAATCGACGAGTTGAGCGAAACCGACAAGCGGGTCGTCTCGCGCGCGCGCAAGATCGAACGCTTCTTCTCCCAGCCGATGTTCGTGGCCGAGAAGTTCACCGGCCTCAAGGGGGCGTACGTCAAGCTGGCCGACACGATCCGCGGCTTCCGCGAGATCCTCGACGGCAAGCACGACGCTCTGCCGGAAGCCGCCTTCCACATGGTCGGCACGATCGAGGACGCGCGGGCCAAGGCCAAACAACTGGCGTAA
- a CDS encoding M42 family metallopeptidase translates to MDDTTLLLKELTEANGVSGHEAEIRAVVEKRLAGLGAIEKDKIGSLICRKQGAAKNPTVMIAGHMDEIGFMIKLVTKEGFLKFVPLGGWFDQVLLGQRVTIMTAKGKVAGVIGAKPPHLLPPDEREKVVKKKDMYIDIGATSKEEVEQAGVRAGDPAVPQAQFTALAGGRTYLSKAFDDRVGVALMIQALEALKGESHPNTVCGAATVMEEVGLRGATTSVEAVHPDAAIVLESDIAGDVPGITEDQSAVKLGRGPTVMLFDARMIPNLRLRDLVMDTAQELSLPLQTSVMEGGATDGAAIHLHKTGVPTVVLGVPTRHIHSHSGILHRADYDAALQLLLAVLRKLDSAAVAALTA, encoded by the coding sequence ATGGACGACACAACCCTTCTATTAAAGGAACTCACCGAAGCCAACGGCGTCTCGGGCCACGAGGCGGAAATCCGCGCCGTGGTGGAAAAACGCCTAGCCGGCCTGGGCGCGATCGAAAAGGACAAAATCGGAAGCCTGATCTGCCGCAAACAGGGCGCCGCCAAAAACCCGACGGTGATGATCGCCGGGCACATGGACGAGATCGGATTCATGATCAAGCTGGTCACCAAGGAGGGATTTCTGAAGTTCGTCCCCCTCGGCGGATGGTTCGACCAGGTCTTGCTCGGCCAGCGGGTGACGATCATGACCGCGAAAGGAAAGGTCGCGGGCGTGATCGGCGCCAAGCCGCCGCACCTGCTGCCTCCCGACGAGCGCGAGAAGGTGGTGAAGAAGAAGGACATGTACATCGACATCGGCGCCACCTCCAAGGAGGAAGTCGAACAGGCCGGCGTCCGCGCAGGCGATCCGGCCGTACCCCAAGCCCAGTTCACCGCCTTGGCCGGCGGCCGCACCTACCTGTCCAAGGCCTTCGACGACCGGGTCGGGGTGGCGCTGATGATCCAAGCCCTCGAGGCGCTGAAGGGCGAAAGCCACCCCAACACCGTCTGCGGCGCGGCCACGGTGATGGAGGAAGTCGGCTTGCGCGGCGCGACCACCAGCGTCGAGGCCGTCCATCCCGACGCGGCGATCGTCCTCGAATCCGACATCGCCGGCGACGTGCCGGGGATCACCGAAGACCAGTCGGCGGTCAAACTCGGCCGGGGGCCGACGGTGATGCTGTTCGACGCGCGGATGATCCCCAACCTGCGCCTGCGCGACCTGGTGATGGACACCGCCCAGGAGCTCTCGCTTCCGCTGCAGACCTCGGTGATGGAAGGCGGCGCGACCGACGGCGCGGCGATCCACCTGCACAAGACCGGCGTGCCGACCGTGGTGCTGGGGGTTCCGACGCGCCACATCCACTCGCACAGCGGCATCCTCCACCGCGCGGATTACGATGCGGCGCTCCAGCTGCTCCTGGCCGTCCTGCGCAAGCTGGATTCCGCGGCCGTCGCCGCGCTGACCGCATAG
- a CDS encoding F0F1 ATP synthase subunit alpha — translation MPDTAQSITEFLHKQIALFQPDLTAHEVGIVSEAGDGIARVRGLSHVRSQELVQFAEGTLGIAFNLEAERIGVIIMGDYSQIEEGMEVRATGRIASVPVGGELIGRVVNALGEPVDGKGPIHTRRFRPVERIAPGVTQRQDVDTPLQTGLKAIDSMIPIGRGQRELIIGDRQTGKSAIAVDTIINQKGKDVVCIYVAIGQKKSSVARTVATFERFGAMDHTVVVIASADEPAVLQYIAPYAGCAIGEELMESGRDALIVYDDLSKHAWAYRQVSLLLRRPPGREAYPGDVFYLHSRLLERAARLADRYAIVPASFAGEAEEKDSSDGKIYGGPRGRREAQAALSARTADSGNYRISKVKGSGGSLTALPIIETLLGDVSAYIPTNVISITDGQIYLESSLFHAGIRPAVNVGISVSRVGGDAQTKAMKQVAGRLRLDMAQYRELAAFAQFGSDLDKATQTQLDRGQHLQEILKQAQYEPMPLGHQVAVLFAGVQGLTDAIPLERMRDWETDLHRFLATAHGELLGRIEREGALSPESEAALKDAVLSYNASVQ, via the coding sequence ATGCCGGATACCGCCCAGTCGATCACGGAATTCCTCCACAAGCAGATCGCCCTCTTCCAGCCCGATCTCACCGCCCACGAAGTCGGGATTGTGTCCGAGGCCGGCGACGGAATCGCCAGAGTCCGCGGGCTTTCGCACGTGCGCTCGCAGGAGCTGGTTCAATTCGCCGAGGGGACGCTCGGCATCGCCTTCAATTTGGAAGCCGAACGGATCGGCGTGATCATTATGGGGGACTACAGCCAAATCGAGGAAGGCATGGAAGTGCGGGCCACCGGGCGGATCGCCTCGGTGCCGGTCGGCGGCGAACTGATCGGCAGGGTGGTGAACGCGCTGGGGGAGCCGGTCGACGGCAAGGGCCCGATCCACACCCGGCGCTTCCGCCCCGTCGAGCGGATCGCCCCGGGCGTCACCCAGCGCCAGGACGTGGACACCCCTCTGCAGACCGGCCTGAAGGCGATCGACTCGATGATCCCGATCGGCCGCGGCCAGCGTGAGCTGATCATCGGAGACCGGCAGACCGGCAAGAGCGCGATCGCCGTCGACACGATCATCAACCAGAAGGGCAAGGACGTGGTCTGCATCTACGTCGCGATCGGGCAGAAGAAGTCCTCCGTCGCCCGGACCGTGGCGACCTTCGAACGCTTCGGGGCGATGGACCATACGGTGGTGGTGATCGCCTCGGCCGACGAACCGGCGGTGCTGCAGTACATCGCGCCCTACGCCGGCTGCGCAATCGGCGAGGAATTGATGGAAAGCGGCCGCGATGCGCTGATCGTCTACGACGACCTCTCCAAGCACGCCTGGGCCTACCGCCAGGTCTCCCTTCTACTGCGCCGGCCCCCGGGCCGCGAGGCCTATCCCGGCGACGTGTTCTACCTGCACTCGCGCCTGCTGGAACGCGCGGCGCGGCTGGCGGACCGCTATGCGATCGTGCCGGCGTCGTTCGCGGGCGAAGCGGAGGAAAAGGACTCCTCCGACGGAAAAATTTACGGCGGGCCGCGCGGCCGCCGCGAAGCGCAGGCCGCGCTCTCGGCGCGGACGGCGGATTCGGGCAATTACCGGATCTCCAAGGTGAAGGGCTCGGGCGGTTCGCTGACCGCCCTGCCGATCATCGAAACCCTGCTCGGCGACGTCTCGGCCTACATCCCGACCAACGTGATCTCCATCACCGACGGCCAGATCTATCTGGAATCCAGCCTGTTCCACGCCGGGATCCGCCCGGCGGTGAATGTCGGCATCTCCGTCTCGCGCGTCGGCGGCGACGCCCAAACCAAAGCGATGAAGCAGGTGGCCGGCCGCCTGCGGCTGGACATGGCGCAATACCGCGAACTCGCGGCCTTCGCGCAGTTCGGCTCCGACCTCGACAAGGCCACCCAGACCCAGCTCGACCGCGGCCAGCACCTGCAGGAGATCCTCAAGCAGGCCCAGTACGAACCGATGCCGCTGGGGCACCAGGTGGCGGTGCTGTTCGCCGGCGTGCAGGGACTCACAGATGCGATACCGCTCGAACGGATGCGGGATTGGGAGACGGATCTCCACCGGTTCCTGGCGACGGCCCACGGCGAGCTCCTCGGCCGGATCGAGCGCGAGGGCGCGCTTTCGCCCGAAAGCGAGGCCGCGCTCAAGGACGCCGTCCTCTCCTACAACGCTTCGGTGCAATGA
- a CDS encoding response regulator transcription factor produces the protein MAGRIAAPAPAAVSALAEPLSERELDVLRLLAAGRSNPEIAEALYVSLNTVKAHVKSVFGKLGVHNRSQALLKAQELNIL, from the coding sequence CTGGCAGGACGGATCGCGGCTCCGGCCCCCGCCGCGGTTTCCGCGCTTGCGGAGCCGCTCAGCGAACGCGAGCTGGATGTGCTGCGGCTCCTGGCGGCCGGGCGCTCGAACCCGGAGATCGCCGAGGCCCTGTACGTCTCGCTCAACACGGTCAAGGCCCACGTAAAAAGCGTCTTCGGCAAATTGGGCGTGCACAACCGCAGCCAGGCGCTGCTCAAGGCGCAGGAACTGAACATTTTATAG